Within Brienomyrus brachyistius isolate T26 unplaced genomic scaffold, BBRACH_0.4 scaffold34, whole genome shotgun sequence, the genomic segment cagactgttgataaaagaagaggagatgccacactgtggtaaacatggccttgtcccaacttttgAGATGTGTTGCTGCTGCGACATTCAAAATTTTTCCTTACGatgatgcattttctcagtttgAACATGTGATATGTTTTCTGttctgttatgaataaaatacaggttcatcagatttccatatcactgcattctgattttatttacaatttgcagaacgtcccaacatttttggaatcggggttgtagtttggaaagatgtatctgccatgttaagctttattcactggggcggcttcctgattctctcatgacagcagaagagaaccagtgacatcaggctccagcacacagagacacagcaggcaggaaggacagttttctatgcagccctttgtaccCAGTGACATTTAGAGTCATTCACTTGATTAGCAGAGCTAAATACCAGCATCTGATTCACAATCCTCAGTCAAGAAACTGGTTAAATAGCTTGTTGGTTAAATTCAGCACCTACAGGACTAATGGGCcgaatctgtccttcagcacGTACAGGGCTAGACCCCCCCACCAGAGTGAGCACACAGCTTCGTATGCAACCAGCAAACAGTGAATCCCCCCCgctaccccaccccccactaccCCACCCCTCGATATGGCTCTGCTTTGCTTATCAATGGAGCCGCCTGCTTTGTGAGCGACTGGCCCACGGCCACGCCGGCCTGGGACCTGCGGGTGAGCAGGTAGCgttagccgggagggggggggggcacctatcAGCTTGTTGCCCACATCCCTGCCCCCCTGCTTCTGTACCAGCTGGTCCCCACACCCCCACTAGCCGGGGCGATACTGCTGGCAAAAATGCAGAAACATTAAACGTGTCATGATCGTGCACCTGTTCTCCATTCCAGTGGACATAATGTGCATGATGTCATCAGCGTGCGCCACTCCCTCTGAAATGTCCTACTGTATTACAGAATACTAACCGCTTCAGGGATCACCTTTTGTCTGTCAGCCAGCAGCAGTGAGGGAAGCTgtgcatgcagggcaggcagcctgagagctgacagggcctggcagGGTTGTGCGCTTTAGGAGCTCGATGGCTACCTCCAGGTCAGAGTTCCGACTCATGCAGCCCCCTCCATCCGCTTAATTAGATCAGATGCTTGTGAACACCAGCACAGTCTCAGTCGGAACACTCTGGGTCTCCCTCCGCggcctgttgggggggggggtgttccacgaaaggcgtctaccaagtaccccaggtggccggcgtctaccaagtaccccagggggccggcgtctaccaagtaccccagggggccggcgtctaccaagtaccccaggtggccggcgtctaccaaggaccccaggtggccggcgtctaccaagtaccccaggtggccggcgtctaccaagtaccccaggtggccggcgtctaccaagtaccccagggggccggcgtctaccaagtaccccagggggccggcgtctaccaagtaccccaggtggccgacgtctaccaagtaccccagatggccggcgtctaccaagtaccccaggtggccggcgtctaccaagtaccccaggtggccggcgtctaccaagtaccccaggtggccggcgtctaccaagtaccccaggtggccggcgtctaccaagtaccccaggtggccggcgtctaCCAAGTGCCGCCGGGGGCCAGCTTGTACCAAGTGCCGCCGGGGGCCAGCTTCCACTCTACATGCCAGGAGGCCTGAGGGCCTTGGGAGTTAATGCTCGCTGTATGTGTAAAGGGCCCCAGGGGCCCAGGGGGTCAGCATGAGCCCTATCTGCTGGGGCCCTCATGGTTAATTTGCCCTGCTGGTCTGGTCCATGACCCAGgcaaggctccagggggcgctatctttagttttgtctgtattctatataaataacatcaaaTGTTAACCCTCATAGTCaatgtttacttttatgttatggcctgactatagacccagagagacatgcatgctagtgggctgtaacactgttacctctcagggctctttctgttataccccacaggggggcgcatttcatggcttgcactataaatgttgtgACTCACGgcttctaatgtcctgaggccccagggcactggccccactggccaggtccataacccagccaaggctccagggggcgctatcttggggcaccttcagccaccggctcattcccccaccgtgagctaagaagctactggggatctttcctgcctgctgccgttagacaccacaatgcctgctgtcgatgtgcagaCCCCACAGCCAGCGGTAACGTCCAATTTTAATGTGGTAAAAGCTGAtctctgtttttaatcatataaataacacacatttctatttatttcttgaacaatattgtattttcagGACTTTTTCATAATGCACTGTGTACTTCTCAAACTTGTTAACTTACAGAAATTTTGTTTATTACTAAAAATGTTTACTCACTTGcactatatctgctgtctttgcacgtcgtctttgttttacattgtttgtttgtatctgtgcactttgttgctgaacgcaagagaatttaaccctgggatcaacaaatcatcttattttatactcaggggatgagaaccactgcagtgtcacattaattatgatctgaatcagcaagtatttaaacgtcacctttggcaaagaaaccaatagtctttctcatttttgtctgatgatagtagtttattgtttaaaccacacagttcgattaaacatgttaaactgaagccttcgtctgagtatgatctaatgaattcatgggagtgaaattatttgttatcaaaacagaaacatccgtctcACAAGACAACAATCTAttgtcgagtcattctttaatggacatgcagggggggaaacaggcaaaccagttttttccagctctgtgttgaggactgaaatttaaaatccactttgggattaaataacttccaattccagctcgcaggaagtcaggttttacagtaatcctcatccatttacctcagatgtt encodes:
- the LOC125721559 gene encoding translation initiation factor IF-2-like isoform X1, whose translation is MLVNTSTVSVGTLWVSLRGLLGGGVFHERRLPSTPGGRRLPSTPGGRRLPSTPGGRRLPSTPGGRRLPRTPGGRRLPSTPGGRRLPSTPGGRRLPSTPGGRRLPSTPGGRRLPSTPGGRRLPSTPGGRRLPSTPGGRRLPSTPGGRRLPSTPGGRRLPSAAGGQLVPSAAGGQLPLYMPGGLRALGVNARCMCKGPQGPRGSA
- the LOC125721559 gene encoding translation initiation factor IF-2-like isoform X2 gives rise to the protein MLVNTSTVSVGTLWVSLRGLLGGGVFHERRLPSTPGGRRLPSTPGGRRLPSTPGGRRLPSTPGGRRLPRTPGGRRLPSTPGGRRLPSTPGGRRLPSTPGGRRLPSTPGGRRLPSTPGGRRLPSTPGGRRLPSTPGGRRLPSTPGGRRLPSAAGGQLVPSAAGGQLPLYMPGGLRALGVNARCMCKGPQGPRGSA